The genomic interval GGGGGATTTCCTCCCATTGGCGCTCATAGTGTAAGTTTGACCAGATTGTAGTGTAATTTGAACCATATCCGTCCAATATGTTAATTATTTTGGAAATTCTCCCTACACAGCCATTCCAGCCAGTTGTCTCTCCTTCTCCAAGTGCCATTGCTGGGTGGATGGCGAATGCTAATCCGCCCTTACCACATGCTGCTGTGGCACAAGGGCCTCCTGGTTTGGTGCAGCCTCCAAACACGGGTAAACATTTTTACATTCTAGATGTTTTTTGTGCGCTAGATATTTCATGATCAAAATTTAGTTGAGTATGACTTTGGCTATTTCTTCTAGCTGCATTTCTGAAGCACCCAAGGACTCCTACAAGTGCTCCTGGCATTGATTACCAAACTGCAGACTCTGAGCACCTGATGAAGAGGATGCGGACTGGCCAATCTGATGAGGTATGAACAAAGATGGAAATACATTATTAATTGTTGATGTTCCTAATTTGATCGTGTCCTCTTTGGGggaaaataaaacttttaggTGTCATTTTCTGGTGCACTCCATTCCCCGAACATTTACTCTCAAGACGATCTTCCAAAAACTCTTGCTCGGACCCTTCATCAGGGTTCTAATGTTATGAGCTTGGATTTCCATCCGGTGCAACAAACAATACTTCTTGGTTGTTACTCAAACCATGGTTCTACTGTTCAACTTCTCATTCTCATTGTTGTTgtctttttaattcaaattacatTTGTTTGCCTTATAGTTGGGACAAATGTTGGTGATATTGGGATTTGGGAAGTTGGTTCTCGAGAAAGGATAGCGCACAAAACATTCAAAGTTTGGAATATTGGATCTTGTACATTGCCTTTGCAGGTCACGTGTTGCAAATTAAATGCATCTCTGCTTCTGATTAGGCTGCAAATTACTTGTTTATTTGCCCCTTAATATGGTTTTGAAGTTCATTCATATTCTTTgtacaacttttattttaatttataggcTGCACTGATGAAAGATGCGACAATATCAGTCAATCGATGTTTATGGAGTCCTGATGGATCTATTCTAGGTATTACTGAAACCAAAATAATTCTGTAATCTGACATTCTGATCGAACTTAGATAATCCCTCTGTAAGAGGATTTCTTAAACTTTGCTATCTTTGTAGGTGTTGCATTCTCAAAGCATATTGTTCAGACATATGCCTTCATACCAAACGGAGAGTTGCGGCAACAGTTGGAGGTACTCAGAAAAAAAACAATTAGGCCTATTATACTCTTCTTTATGGGTTGCTGACTTGTCAAACTTGTATAGCTTGATGCTCATGTAGGTGGTGTTAATGATATTGCTTTCTCCCATCCCAACAAGAGCTTGTCGATAATTACTTGCGGCGATGACAAGACGATTAAGGTAAAAATCAGGATGATACTTTAAAGTATGTGGACACATTTATCTTACAATGCTTTGTCACATGAACTGCAGGTATGGGATGTTACAACAGGACAGAAGCAGTACACATTTGAAGGTCATGATGCTCCAGTTTATTCAGTTTGCCCTCACTATAAAGAGTCTATCCAGGTTCCTCTCTTTCTGCTCGTCCTCTTTTTTGCGCTTGAATTCATGTTTTAGAATATTTTGAGCTCTGGATATGGGATGAGATGGGGTGGTTCttctataaataataaattttctcTGATCTGCTAGTTACCTCATGGGATCATTGGAGTTCTGTAAGGCCCTTTTGGATatcaaaacaaattatttgtGACTACTTATGCAGTATGGGGACTTTCTTGTGTGATTCCAACCTTGAAGTGTAATTTCTAGAaacatagaaaattaaaaaattccaaaatcttTGGATTGTAAGTTTCACGTGAGAAGTGATTAtctatatttatctatattCTCAGAAAAATGATTTTGAGATCATTGAGAAGTGATTAtctatatttatctatattCTCAGAAAAATGATTTTAAGATCATTTATTCTACGTGGTTTATATATCTAATGAGACATTCATGCATTTGAAGAGGCCCTGAGGCTTGTCTCTGATATGAGAGTGTTGCTGCATtttgaatttgttaaatttttggACAGTTAGACATTCATGCGTTCAAAGAAGCCCTAAGGCTTGTTTATGTTATGAGATTGTCATTGCTTGTTGGATGTGTTTATTATGGCATTCAGCCAGTTAAAAAGACCATAAGGCTTGCCTTAGTTTCGAGATTGTTTTGCATGTTGAATTTGTTATGTTTGAGAATgctttctccttttttattttctgaatctttcttattttaaatCTCTGTTTGCAGTTTATTTTCTCGACCTCTATTGACGGGAAAATTAAAGCATGGCTTTATGATTGTTTGGGATCCAGAGTTGATTATGATGCTCCTGGACATTGGTGCACTACAATGGCTTATAGTGCAGATGGAACTAGGTAAATTTTGTAGCTTTCCGAGCAGCTTAATTATTAAACTTCTTTAGTTGTTACTTAACAATTCATTGGCTAACCTTATTGACAAGTGTAAAGAAGCTCTTTCTATAGGTGTTCTTTCGCCCTAAAGCACTGTTTCAATGAGCAATTTTATCAGTGAGAATATTCATCTTATTTTTCAGTTATCTGGCATTGCTTGCAGGCTCTTTTCATGCGGAACTAGCAAAGATGGTGAGTCACATCTAGTTGAGTGGAACGAGACTGAGGGAGCCATTAAGAGGACGTACTCTGGTTTTAGAAAACGCTCACTGGGTGTAGTCCAATTTGACACAACTAGGAATCGGTTCCTAGCTGCTGGAGATGAATTCACGATTAAGTTTTGGGATATGGATAATACCAACATACTAACTACCACCGATGCAGATGGTGGATTGCCTGTGAGTATCACCTAGAAAGgatcttttattttgattttcacaACCTCAAATATTATGGCTTaaatacttattcttgattttgatttttaggcAAGCCCTCGCCTGAGATTCAACAGAGAGGGCTCTTTACTTGCTGTAACAACAAGTGATAATGGAATTAAAATACTGGCAAATACTGATGGACAACGCTTGGTAAGAATGCTGGAGACCAGGCCTTTTGAAGGATCACGAGGCTCTTCTCAACAGATTAACGCCAAGGTGCGgcttttatctatatttttgcAAGCcatacaaattaattatattagatTGTCTATCTCATTTGCTATATGTCATGTTGAGAACCCTCAGAAATTGGATGTCCATCTACTGTGTGTCCTCTTTAAGGCACATTATGGTTCTGTCTACATGTACTACATATGTTGTTAGGCATTAGTATTGGCCGAAAGTCTAATTAAGCTATTTTGGACATGAGCTTAAATAATAGATCTGCGGGAATAACTCTTTAGACTTGTGCGCCTACAGGCTGGTTCAATTAGTCATGCAGCTCTGATATAGTCAATATAATTGGTTTCATATATGCTGTAATCATtcagtatgaaaaaaaaatacaaattaaatgtTATCTGAACATGATGAGAATTTCACTTGGTTATCAGCACACCATTTTGAAGGGAACAAACCATATTGAAATCTGTTTTACAAATCAATATGTTATGCTCATCTTTCTAAGACATTGCTTCTGATTAGCGCAGCCACCGATCACACTGGGTGCTGCTGTTTCAAATGTTTCTAGTCCTCTAGCTGTCGCCTCTGAAAGGCCCGATCGTGTTTTGCCTGCAGTGTCACTGAGTACCCTGGTGGGTGAAATATTGTcttttgattttctatttttatgataattattGAGATATTAATATCTCAATTAAAATTGCAGGCTTCTATGGATATTAAACCTAGAATATCAAATGATTCTGACAAGAGCAAAACCTGGAAGTTGGCTGACATTGCAGATCCTGCTCATGTCAAAGCTCTACGATTGCCGGACTCTGTAGCTACATCAAGCAAGGTATACTGTTAGAGTCAGCTATtacatgtattttaattatggcTGGTACGAGTTAGGACACTAGGATGAAGGAAAATATTCTACCGTGATGGATTGCATTACTTCTACAATAAATCAGCATATTTCCTTCTATTTTTATGCTTGGTTACTAGTGGAACCCTCCTATTTTCTTCTGACTGCTAGAATGACAGTGTGGAACGCTTCAAATGTACTTGGGTTTCTAATTAGTCCTGTAGGAAATATTTCAAGAAAATCCCAAGCTTTGAGTGATGATTGTTTAGATATTTGTACACTACATTGCTAAGCAAGTTCAAAGTCCATTCAATTTAGTGTTGTTTTTGAAGATCCAACAATCTCGTTAACAATCTTGCTCAGGTTGTTCGGTTACTTTATACAAATTCTGGGCTTGCTGTGTTGGCTCTTGGCTCCAATGCTGTTCATAAGCTGTGGAAATGGCAGCGTACTGAACGAAATCCATCCGGCAAGGTTGGCTTTTCTCAATTTGGTACAAACCGATTATTATCTTGATTGCTTGTTTTCTACTcattcctcttctttctttcttttttggtgCAGTCAACTGCATCTGTTCCCCCGCAGCTGTGGCAACCATCAAATGGGGTTCTTATGACCAACGAGACAAGCGATGGCAATCCAGAAGATGCCACTGCCTGTATTGCTTTGTCAAAGAATGACTCCTATGTCATGTCTGCATCTGGTGGAAAGGTTTCTTTGTTTAACATGATGACATTCAAGGTAAAATTATTTACTTAAATATATACCAGTGTATAATCAGAAATTGAAGTTCATTACTATTATAGCCTTATTTTATGTTGGGGAGTCATTCAAATTATGGGATATGTTggttttttataaataaaaggcTTTTTTTAGGGCAGGAGGAGGTTCTGTAAGGTCAAGGGTGTGCGTATAAGTAAGAAACAAAGTTGTTGAATGGCGTGCATGAAGTTGAAAGCTGACTTGCTGTTTTGTATGATAGTCCTTGAAAATAAAGTGCTTAAATTCTCTACAGGTGATGACAACATTCATGTCACCCGCACCAGCAGCCACCTTTCTTGCTTTCCATCCTCAAGACAACAATATCATTGCCATAGGAATGGAAGATGCAACCATTCAAATATATAATGTCCGAGTTGATGAGGTAAGCATGTTGCAGTTGTAGATACTATATATCTTGGCGTTCTTGTAAGCTATCTTTGGAAACTATATGAGTTCCTTATCCTCTATTTGACTTTGCTGTCTTGAGCGGTTGAGCCTTCCTTTTCCCCATGTTTACCCTGCCTATTATGCCTGAAGGTTTCAATATTCAGTGTTATAAATACACCCACAATTTGTCCTTCAGTTAGGATTTGTCAATTCATGGTTAataagagaaatgattcggtacttttttttaaaaaaaataaaaaagatcttaaccgttgattaattgagggtaaaaatgtaactttaatacttaggaggtaaaaggattattttattcaaggttagtttggtaattaaataatacaatatttaaagaaacttttaattgaggtcctaaatttatgcattaattagcactaatttaggaaattaattgattaaccaaatttatgcaattattaggcattaatttaggaatctactttaaatgttttagtgtttctcaaattatgcattaatttaaattatagaaattttagaaatagttttatttctaaatacgatgaatttaaaatttaaaaattaaatacttaaaattaaaagtgaaatttaaattagaggaatttcatattactatttaaaaactaaatttctaccaagatttaaaatacagtttattcgcaccagtttaaaacgtaatgcataaaaaacttagagagtaagatttctacaactagatttctctagaggaatttcatattactatttaaatcttaaattcaatgatttaaaaactagattgaacggattgatttgactgatcagactttgacttattctatcaagaatctgattttaacctattgaaccgaataacattaagaacaatttggaaccggtaaagataataaatatttttaacagaatgataatttaactgttagagctaataaaaattttaaatataattttaaacatataaattaaaaagattataattattggtgagaaaaaaatagttagaaatttgaattcgaatctgactaacaatcacaaaacttatttccgaactcgacggatttcaaaaatccatatccaaattcaaaactgaccaatttttcgaaacccaaaaccaaacctaaaccagaagactagaattcaaacaattatttctgtttaccatatttcaaagtatttatatgaaacttaaatttttaaaatataaatttgaatataatattaaattttaaaatttgaaaatatagtagatgtaaaatgactaaattgcccatgtattaaaagacaaaaatatcattttttgaggtacccggtaaccggtacctctcccaaagtgacctgctattgcagggcacaattttaaaaaaactaaatctgagccgttgaatacgcgtgaatgaacggtaaaaaaaaaaagaagtatagaagcattactcattGGAATAATATTGATTCCATGAGGAGACAGTTTTTAAATCATATtgcaaaaaaaaggaatttcttGGTTATTTTCAGTATGTATTCATGATTTCAGTGCAAAAACATTATCTCCTGGAGTACCATTTCAATCTGTTATATGTTTGTTATCAGATCTTCATCATGAGGTACATTACTTGCATTCTTTCAGGTGAAAACCAAGCTCAAAGGTCACCAGAAGAAGATAACTGGTCTTGCATTTTCGCAATCTTTAAATGTCCTTGTGTCTTCAGGTGCTGATGCTCAGGTATACATATTAAGAAACTTTGGTTCTGAATGCATAACTTCTAGTTAACAGATTAAAGcaaattttctgtttttaaTTAGGTCTAGATTGAGGAACACCCCCCTCCTTCCCACCACCCCACCCCATCCACACCAACTCCGTAAGAAGAGCGCGGGAAAGGATTTGAAGCTTACATTTTACCCCAACCTATGGGCAAAATGATAGATATCGCCTTAGAGAACATTGAGGGAGGAGGCAAAATAACAATCTTGTAGTTTAAGGGGGTGGTATGTAGGTTTTAGTGTTTTAGGGCCAAGTGCAAATAATGGTTGCATAGGGCTTTTCTTGCACTTTAGCTTTCTATTAAATTATTgctatttttaactatttattgcTCTTTGAGATATTAATAGAGCTTTGCTAACTTGGGTTCTGCACTATGTATTTCAGTTAATTTTTCTGCATAGACCTTTCATCATCTGATGGCTTTTTAAAATAACAGCTGTGCATGTGGAGCATCGATGGATGGGAAAGGAAGAAGTCACGATTTATTCAAGCCCCTCCTACTCGTGCTGCTGCTCCATTAGTTGGAGACACCAGAGTTCAGTTCCACAATGATCAATCTCATCTCTTGGTTGTCCATGAAAGCCAACTGGCCATCTATGACAGCAAGCTCGAATGCCTCAGCTCGGTTAGTTTCCCCCCTCCCCACCATACAATATTGATTATGAAAAAATTGTGTCTGTTTCAAAATTGAAGATATTTTgatcaactttctttttttgttagttCTTTTATCACACATACACACAAATCTTTCTTGATTTGTTCGTCTTCTGAATTGGATTTCACTGTGTTTACCTTAAAGCAATTCGAATCTCTGTTGAATTCAGCTAGAAAATATGGAGGTTCCTAATAATGATGGAGGCAGTTGGTGTTAGGATCTTCCATTTCTAGTTAATGGTTAGGATCATCTGAACAGTAGTGGTTCTGAGAGAAATCAAGACTTC from Ananas comosus cultivar F153 unplaced genomic scaffold, ASM154086v1, whole genome shotgun sequence carries:
- the LOC109706359 gene encoding protein TPR2-like, whose product is MSSLSRELVFLILQFLDEEKFKETVHRLEQESGFYFNMKHFEDLVQAGEWDEVERYLGGFTKVEDNRYSMKIFFEIRKQKYLEALDRHDRAKAVEILVKDLKVFASFNEELFKEITQLLTLENFRQNEQLSKYGDTKSARSIMLIELKKLIEANPLFRDKLTFPPFKASRLRTLINQSLNWQHQLCKNPRPNPDIKTLFTDHSCATPANGARAPPPTNGPLVGPIPKSGGFPPIGAHSPFQPVVSPSPSAIAGWMANANPPLPHAAVAQGPPGLVQPPNTAAFLKHPRTPTSAPGIDYQTADSEHLMKRMRTGQSDEVSFSGALHSPNIYSQDDLPKTLARTLHQGSNVMSLDFHPVQQTILLVGTNVGDIGIWEVGSRERIAHKTFKVWNIGSCTLPLQAALMKDATISVNRCLWSPDGSILGVAFSKHIVQTYAFIPNGELRQQLELDAHVGGVNDIAFSHPNKSLSIITCGDDKTIKVWDVTTGQKQYTFEGHDAPVYSVCPHYKESIQFIFSTSIDGKIKAWLYDCLGSRVDYDAPGHWCTTMAYSADGTRLFSCGTSKDGESHLVEWNETEGAIKRTYSGFRKRSLGVVQFDTTRNRFLAAGDEFTIKFWDMDNTNILTTTDADGGLPASPRLRFNREGSLLAVTTSDNGIKILANTDGQRLVRMLETRPFEGSRGSSQQINAKPPITLGAAVSNVSSPLAVASERPDRVLPAVSLSTLASMDIKPRISNDSDKSKTWKLADIADPAHVKALRLPDSVATSSKVVRLLYTNSGLAVLALGSNAVHKLWKWQRTERNPSGKSTASVPPQLWQPSNGVLMTNETSDGNPEDATACIALSKNDSYVMSASGGKVSLFNMMTFKVMTTFMSPAPAATFLAFHPQDNNIIAIGMEDATIQIYNVRVDEVKTKLKGHQKKITGLAFSQSLNVLVSSGADAQLCMWSIDGWERKKSRFIQAPPTRAAAPLVGDTRVQFHNDQSHLLVVHESQLAIYDSKLECLSSWSPRDPLPAPISSAIYSCDGMLVYAGFCDGAVGVFESESLRIRCRIALSAYISPSISSSAGAVHPMVIAAHPSEPNQIALGMSDVLCIVVEPPTPEPKCGNGAPHAAGERPICPPPIPGNQHSTQTPPRPFENDIVVLNRGNVLDIGWRSGVACIEGETYKFYGSSILVLLEFHRNLHECRRRELFLRSLTQYQNQLLYNTGHGQLGNVGLDQASYGS